TGCAAGATCACAAACGGATCAAAAACATTTTTTTCACGCGTGTGCAATGAGCTTCCACGTTTAAAATAATTGGTGTGGACGGTTCTTCAGCACGGATACTTTGAGGCACCAATAAATTGGAGAATTGAGTCACACGGCTACCGCACAGGCATGTTCCGGTATCTCCGACCGAGCTCATGTTTCAACCGTCACCCCCCAGTCTTGCTGTTTTTAGCTTAACGTACTTTAATCGCAAACAGCCGAAGCATGCCAGCAAGTGAAAGACGTGCCACGTACGATGGAGCGATGCTTTGCGGAGTTCACGCCTTCGGAGAGGTTCGCAATCTACGACTACGTGGTGGAGTGCGCAAGGGCCGCCAACAGGGGCGCCACCATCCGACTCGAGGACCTCCAGGTCGACTTTGAAAAGAAACCGAACGCGGGTAAGTATACTGCTACGATTTTTTCTACGTTGCGATCTGCTGGCAAGAGGGATAGACCAACTACGCCGACGCCACACTCCACCGATTTCTAGTACCGTAAtagtcagtgatggccactaactgcTTCTACAGTACAGTTCTACAGCTTAACTACAACTACTAatactttgcgattgagtagtttaactagtagttcaactacttttcaggggaggtagttataactacttctttaactattgcaatgtattttaactacatctctaactacttaacgttgtccatcaataCCAATCCCATTCTGTAGTGTCCATGGGTAcgtaaatatgaatcacaaggaGTGatgaaagtgaagatttattacGCATGCAGGGcgcaattgctctgcacctcggttctcatcaaacaagtagctcaaggtaaaagtcggaagcacaatcgtgccgtaaagcttccAGCATAATCGGAAGTAGTtcgcgcctgcagtaacctaactactgtagttaactgctcgaaatagtagtttaactagtagttgcacactacatttctgcaagtagttgataactactttttaactataatcaggtagtttaactaatagtttaactacatgtagctaactactggccatcactggtaataGTAGTTAATTTCACGGCCTTAATGATTTGTGAATTCGTGCGGAATCTGACGGAAGCAGAAATCGCTTAATCAGAGAGAGCGGGGGGTTCTTGACACCGCCAGCGGGACACAGCGAGAATTAGCGGGCCTCTAAGTGCCAGCGCCCATGCTTTTTCATCTCTGCTACGCCACGgaaccttaaagtagcacagaagttatttttaacaccctgttttcttcctacaaAACCGTtaagcaggccagtaagatgcaccatgcgaagtaattcacaccacagagtcataattatcgcagaaattgcaaaaagcgactgtgcggaacggcggtggagagccgcaccagcctgtgatctgcctgggaccttgcgctgacgctacaaagatcacgctcgctgattggtacagagaaatgttgtctgctacttgGCTTGTcagggttctgaaaaagcattgctattggctcggtcatgattcggccgctccttctatccctaATTCCTCGGGAGAACTGCCAAAACTGGTTAACTGCGCCAAGGGACAAggtgctgacccccactgactggcgaaccagaacgagttctccctgTAAGcttcggtgacgtggcatcatacctcctcctcctcgttatacccggagtggcgagttaagggtgaacgcgcggagccatgtttatgtgagtttttttttttttctgggaaacaaattgcacgcatcaaaacctttcgcgctattcggcaaaatgacacacacactttcatcagatgtctcaacctgaaattttttttggatggccctctgcaCTCCTTTAATTCCGCAAAAATAAAGTTCGATCGCAAAACTCGAAAAAAATTTCTACTCTTACGGTAACCTGTTTCACCTCTTTTATTGGTGGTGCAGATGGTGAGCACACTCCCAGCCATTTGGAGATAAAGTCCCAGATGAGAGACTACAAGCGTCGCAGGCAGTCGTACAAGGGGAAGAATGTCCACATCACTCGCAAGAGTTACACTGAGGTACGCTCGTGAGCTTTTCTACAAATCCTCTGTGGGAATGCTGTTTTTACGTGGGTGTATATTTGAAAGGAGACTCGAAAACTGTGGTCAGTAAGTGGAATACTTTTAGGTAATGAAAGAAGTCATTGAAAACCAGACAGAATATCTGAAGCAGACGATGTCGGTGAAGGGCGAAAACGACCAGAGGGAACCGTCGGAGAGGTGGGTAGTGACATGTGCTGTATGTAGTGTTTCTTGCTGTGTTACGCAGTTGTTTACTGAAACGTTGCATCATGATCGTTGGACGTGTGTTAGTATGCAACGACAAacaacgttgggctagttggtaagcgCTGGTATTGTCGCCTTCTTCTAGTCCGTGTTTTTGTGCGCTTTCTACCATGTCGTGTGTTAGTATGTCACATGGACTGTTGCCCCGTGTGTGGATCGGTACGTTTGATGCGGCCCCATCATGTTTGAAAGTGCCATGTTTTGTCTTGTTTTGGGACCAAATCGTGTTGCTGGTGGCTAAGCAGAGGATGTCCCCTTTTTTGTGTTGTAGGTATTAAGCAGGAGCTTATTTTAGTTACATAAAGTTACAATTAAGGTATATTAGTAATTGCGACTAATTTTGTTTTGTATTCTGGTGGTCCTTGTCGAATGCGGACCGCTGCCACACCCCTGCAGAATGCTAGTTTGCTCAAAATGGTGGACGGGAACAAATGGGCACTAAAGGAAATTGCAGATTAATTTGTGTTTCATGGGTGATTTCTGAAATCAAGGCCCAGTGCTTCTTAGGAGTGCCTTCACACAGTTTGGATAGCCAACGCTTGCATGTAGACACATTGTGCCCAGTAAAAATGGGACTTGCCTTACGCTTCTTGGAAGCCATCACTTCTGTTCACACCGGTCTCCAATGACTGACATCTGACGAAAAATGGGTCAATGAGGAGGCAGTGAATGCCAAGGACGTTTTCCATTGACACATTTCCATACAAGCAAACCTGAATAACACTCGTTCTCGAACACGATTTTCAGCACTTCACATCTAGATAACTGGATAAAAAGCCAAGCCAAGTAAAAGGCCAAAGGAAGTTTGTTCCCGATCACACAGACAGGGTGACGAGCTTTCCGGCTAACTGAGTTACGGATATGGGAGGCATGACCATTATCAAAACTAAAATGAAAAGCCATTCATTGTATCCAGAGTTACCAGTGTCCAGTAGTACTATTGGATGTGATGTGTTACATTTATGATGCAGGATTTTGCACACCAACACACATTTGAGACAACATTAGAAATAGTGCCATCTGCTCCAGCATTTTTTGGCAACGAATCTCATCAGTTGCCGCAATTGTGCTGTTCGGACCTTGCATCAAGTCTTATTGTGATGGTGGTTTGCTTTTCAAGGGTAAGATCCAGAACTCCCGAGCAATCTCCGCCGCCTCCTGACGACGAAGAGATGCAGATGCACAAACGGAGGCGTAGCCGTTCTCCGCAGCAATCAAGGGAAGAGAGGCGTTCCCACAAGCACAGGTATTCACTTTTGGGCTCGCTGGTCATGTTACTGCAAGTCTTATCACTTGGGCTATCAACCGTATGCCATTGTATATCTTTCCTGGAGACCGTATGCATGCACAGTTACTTTGGAGCACAAATTCCATGTGTAGGGAGCTATGAGGACAGTTACTGGGTTGCATAACTGCATACTTGTGGCCCTTTCCTGAGTATCATAGTTTCATATAATGCTGCAATTACCCCATGTGTTTACTGAAAAATTGCAAAGTGCAGCTTTTCTTTGATATTTTGTGCATAAGCCTCTGAACAAATGACGAAGGAAATGTGAAACTTCCTCAATTGCTGCTACTTCCTGAAAATTGCAGTAAATTATAGCAAATTGCAGCAAATTTGAACTTGGTGGACATAGCAGACATGCCACTTGAAGGTTCATCTTGTGTGTACACAATTAAGAGGCACTGCACAGCATTGTACTATGAAGCATGCTCTTGAATACACAGAACTAAGTACACATTTCTGTGAACGTTGGCATGTCTCTGCATCCATTCCAAATGAAAGGTCATTACAAGAACAATGCATTTAACGTGTGTACTTTGTTATTGCATATAATTCTTGGGGCATATTTTGGTAGTTCATTCATAGAGCATAGGTGCATGCATACTTCTGTAGTTGTTGGTGCATACTTTTTGCTAGCCCTATTTATCATGTAAATGTACCACAATGCTGGGAAACTGAGGCTCTGACATGCTTAAGGAGAGTTCCAGAACGGTGTCTCACGTATGTAGCCACGTTCTGTCTTGTCATGTTGAAGTATAACgatgtttatttattattttattcatttttaaattttttttcctctccttAAACGGATTTTGCAAGCATTAGATGCTCGCCCTTATTTGTGGGAAGGAACAACGTTTGGAAAAGCCCTTCCAAAGACagagggaaagaaagaaaacagaaaacatGCTCGTTTAAGATGACTGAGACAGAACCTGGTTCCAAGTGTTCCAAAATTAAAATTGATGCGTTCTTTCTGATGTCTATGATAATCTGTAACAGGTCCAGGGACAGAGAGCACAAAAAGAGGAGCCACAAGCACCACAAAAAGCACAAGAAACGCTCCACCGAGGACTGACGGAGTCCCGAGGGGCGAATCCTTGAACGATGACAAATCCTTTTCGTCTTTGTACTTCCAAAGACATACATTTGAATTGCACCGTGTTGTATTCGGTGATATCTGTCCTCCCACTAAGGAAGGTATGTTAGCAAACACCGTGCAGAAAATGGCTCAAAGCAAACTGCTACTGCATGATCACATTTTATTGTATCAACATTTGGTGTACAAAAATCTCCGTCACCACACACGGTCACGGTTGGTCACAGCCCCGATGAGTGCAGCAGTAGTACCAAGATACAGCAAAGTGTGTGCCGCCTTTCGTGCGGTGAAGCTGAACCACCTCAGCTCGTCACCGTCGCAGCACTGAAGTAGAAGCTGCACCATTTACATAGTGGGGGACTTGTATGACAACATGACTGGCACTTTATTCCTGTACACGGAGCAAGAGTGCGCTCAGCTGTACTGCATAGCAGTActgccaaatttgtaaaaacAATATGTACCATAAAGTTTAGTGGACTTCTGTAGAAGTCTGATAACAATGTCCATAATGGAAATTGGATCAGAGAAAGAATGTCAGTGTTGCCACTTTTTTTGGTCCAGAAATTGGGCAGGAACTTGCCAAATTTTGAGACAGTATTATTTTATCTAATTTGTCGAGCTATGTGTAAAATTCAGTCACTCATTACATTAATATGTGTGACTCGTTCATAGTTCTTTGGATGCTCCAGCAGGTGTGTAGTTTACAAGCCTAACCAAGatttctttcatctttcatcagcaTCTTTTAAAATGTTCGGTTAACTTTATTTGGCAACGCTGCTGTATAACCCCCAACACGCTGTGCATACTACTTCCACCCTGAGGCGGCAGCATGTCCATTATCCAAGCAAAAAAAAGGTTGGGCCACTCGGAAATCTTGTCCATTTCTTGCTCCACAAACATAACCTGACATCGTACAAAATGTTCACAACGGGCTGCACTCGACAGTGAAATAAACGTATGTGTACACAACACTGCTTGCACGAGACAATCTTCCGGGTAAGACTACaaattagaggtgtgcgaatattcgaaatttcgaatacaaATCCAATATTCGCGATATTCGATTCCTATTCGAACATTTGATATTCGAAGTTTTCGAATATACGTAAAAGATGGAATATtcaaatttttttaaaatatcatAGGAGACTCCAAACGCTGCTGCGGGCTGCACGCTGGAATTCCTACGTAGCGGCAACGAACATGAATAGTAGAACAGCTGTAAAGCGACGCGCGGAGCTTTCGAGGCACGATTATCTGCGAATGCATCGCGACACATtcggtaaccgaaaccgaaactagtacaCAGTTGTGCGCAGCCACCATTATAGTCTGCCCCTGCCAAACGCGAAACTGTGGTACGCTTCATGCATCGTCAGCGCAGTCGCGACTTCAGTGGATTGCCAACAAACTCTTAACGTCCGTGTTAGGCCAACAGTTTGGTGAAATTGCGGTTA
This portion of the Ornithodoros turicata isolate Travis chromosome 3, ASM3712646v1, whole genome shotgun sequence genome encodes:
- the LOC135388158 gene encoding U11/U12 small nuclear ribonucleoprotein 48 kDa protein-like, which translates into the protein MAAVIEAREKQLRKIESFVNKTEKSLNSLLSSLNWTKERILKKVNYVTCPFDPGHKMPQSSLEKHVELCSWLRDGYSRSDKEKELPSSDFFYKNSTSVVPVHIDRETQQKILTQAAFRGDVPAEACQQVKDVPRTMERCFAEFTPSERFAIYDYVVECARAANRGATIRLEDLQVDFEKKPNADGEHTPSHLEIKSQMRDYKRRRQSYKGKNVHITRKSYTEVMKEVIENQTEYLKQTMSVKGENDQREPSERVRSRTPEQSPPPPDDEEMQMHKRRRSRSPQQSREERRSHKHRSRDREHKKRSHKHHKKHKKRSTED